CTGACTGAGCAGCGCCCCACCCAGAGCTCCCCCCAGCGTTCCGCCGACGCCTATGAGCGCGACTGCAAGAGTGGTCACGTCCATGAGATCCCCTACCTCGTCCGATCGCCCGTCCGCGGGCGCAACGCCCCTTTCGAGCGGCATGTGGCTGCACAAACACGAAGACCCCGTCCTCAGCGAACTCGCTGACGGCGGGGTCTTTGGGCACTTCCTGTGAAGTGCCCCCGGCAGGATTCGAACCTGCGCACACGGCTCCGGAGGCCGTTGCTCTATCCCCTGAGCTACGGGGGCGTGTCCGCTGCCTTGCTTGGCGGCGACGGGTAGAACCCTACCAGCTTCCCAGGGGTGTTCATGAACGGGTTCACCGGCGTCGCCGGGACCTTCTCTTCCTGGTCCGGTGGGGTCTCCCGTCCCGTACCTCCCGTGCTGCCAGGTGCCGTTCGCGGGCCGGCCCGCGCCGTCGAGTCGTCGTCGCTCCTCCCGCTCGGCGGCTCCGCCCGTGCCCTCCCGTGCCCCCGCTCCTCCTCCCGCGCGCCTTCCCTCGCGTCCGTCGCCACCCCACCTCAACGGGTGGAAGTGATGAAAAGCCGGACGCGGTGGGGCGTCGCGACCTACTCTCGAGTTGTGCCAGGTGCGTCGGGCCGGGTGCTTGTTGTGGACGACAACAAGGTCATCCGGCAGCTGATCAGGGTCAATCTCGAACTCGAGGGGTTCGAGGTCGTGACCGCGGCCGATGGTGCCGAGTGTCTCGATGTCGTTCATCAGGTGCGGCCGGATGCCGTCACCCTGGACGTCGTCATGCCCCGGTTGGACGGTCTGCAGACCGCCGCTCGGCTGCGCTCCGACCCTCGGACCCGTGATCTTCCCCTCGCGATCGTCAGCGCGTGCACTCAGTTCGAGGTCGACAGCGGTCTCGACGTGGGCGTCGACGCCTTCCTCTCCAAGCCCTTCGAACCCGCCGAACTCGTGCTTCTCGTCAAGCGGTTGGTCGATTCCCGCCGGCGTGACGGAGACGATCGCGGTGATCGTCGCGAGCACGGAGACCGTGATGATCGGGACGATCACGACGATCCGGAGGGGCGCCAAAGGGCGGACGGTCGAGACGAGCAGCGGGGTGGTCGGGAGGGGGCAGTCCCTGACGTCCTGGAGCGGGATGTTCTGGAGCTGGGGGAGACCGAGCGGGCCGGGCACGCCGGCGGCTGACCCCCATCCTTCAGCCCCTCCCATCCTTCAGCCCCTCCCAATCTTTAGCCCCTCCACCCTGCAACCTCCGACTCTTCAACCCCCGGCCCGCCGACCCCCGACCTTTTCAGCCCCGGGCCTCAGCTCGACCTCACCCCTGGCCCTCGCAACCGCCCCCCGCCCTCGCCCCAGCACCCCCGTCCACATCTCGGGACCCTTCGGGAATTGGCTCGCGTGTTCACCCCCCTCCTCCCCTACGCTGGGGCCGTGACCTCCGTCGACCTCTCTCGTACCGTGCTGCGCGCGGTGCGTCGTGCTGTCGATGACGGGGAGCTGCGCGTCGAGCCTCCCGAGCGGGTCGTCGTCACGACCCCCGGGGGTGGCGGGTGGGGGGACTACGCCACCAACGTCGCTCTCCAGCTCGCCCGGCCCGCCGGGCAGCCCGCGCTGCGGGTCGCCGAGATCCTCCGGCCCCGGCTCATCGGGCTCGACGGCATCGACGACGTCCTCGTCACCGGGCCCGGGTTCCTCAACATCCGGCTCCGGGACACCGTCTCCGTCGACCTGGTCCACGACATCCTGCGCCGCGGGACCCGGTACGGGTTCGTCGACGTCCCCCAGGGCTCCCAGGGCTTCCGAAGCGGTCCTCCCGCTTCCCCCGCCCCCCTCCCCCTCCCACTGCACAGTCCCGGCGACGTCCGTTCCCTCGTCGTCATGGACGTCGTCGCCCGGCTTCTGCGGGCCCAAGGGGTGGTCGTTCGCACCCGGTGTCTCGATTCCTCGGTCGCGCCCTCGCTCGCTGACCAGTGGGGCGTTCGCGTCGATGGGTATGGAGCGGCAGGCTCAGACACCCCGGACCTCGGCGCTCTCTCCAGCCCTCCGTGTTCCCTTCAGCCTCGGCCCTGTTCCGGTGATCCCCTCTTCCTCGGGATCGACGCCGGGCGGTGGGCGTTGTTGCATCCCGCGCCGCACGATGCCGTCCGGCTCACCGGTGATCATCTCGTCCAGCGGGAGAGCAACCCCCTCTTCCGGGTCCGGTACGCGCACGCCCGTGCCCGTGCCGTCCTGCGCAACGGCTCGGAGCTGGGGCTCGCCCCGCGCCCCGGCGCCACCGGGGTCGCCGACGCCGCTCTGCTCGCCGTGCTCGCCGACCACCCCCGGGTGCTGCGTCGCGCCGCCGAGACCCGCGCCCCCGACCGGCTCACCCGGCATCTCGTCGCCGTCGCCGATGCCGCGCTCCCCTTTCTCGTCACGGTGCTGCCCCGCGGCGACGAGAAACCCTCGGCCGCCCACCGTGCCCGGCTCGCGCTCGCCGAAGCCGTCGGGGCGGTGCTGGCCGGTGGCCTGTCCCTGCTCGGCATCGACGCACCCGACCACCTCTGAGTCACCCATGACGCCCTCACACCGCCGTGAGCCACGTGCGCCCAGAGATTCCGCAGAGAGCCAGAGAGTCCTGTCATGAGCCGTTCCGCACACCCCGCCGGTCCCCGGCACGCCGATGTCCTGCCCGAGGGGCACTACTCCGCGCCGCCCGCCGACCTCAACTCCCTCGACGCCAAGGTGTGGTCGCAGACCGTGGGGCGGGACGCGGACGGTGTCGTCACCGTCGGCGGGGTCTCCGTGCAGGCGCTCGCCGAGGAGTTCGGCACGCCCGCCTACATCATGGACGAGGACGACTTCCGGGCCCGCGCGCGGGCCTGGCGGACCGCGTTCGGGCCCGACGCCGACGTCTTCTACGCGGGCAAGGCGTTCCTGTCCCGGGCCGTCGTGCGCTGGCTGCACGAAGAAGGGCTGAATCTCGACGTCTGCTCGGGCGGGGAGCTGGCTACCGCGCTCTCCGCCGGGATGCCCGCCGACCGGATCGCCTTCCACGGCAACAACAAGTCCGTCGACGAGATCGAGCGCGCCGTGCGGGCCGGTGTCGGACGGATCGTGCTCGACTCCTTCCAGGAGATCGTGCGGGTCGCGCACATCGCGCAGTCCCTCGGCAAGCGGCAGCCGGTGCAGATCCGGATCACCGTCGGCGTCGAGGCGCACACCCACGAGTTCATCGCCACCGCCCACGAGGACCAGAAGTTCGGGATCCCGCTGGCCGGCGGGCAGGCCGCCGAGGCCGTCCGCAGGGCCCTCCAGCTCGACGGGCTGGAACTGATCGGCATCCACTCCCACATCGGCTCCCAGATCTTCGACATGTCCGGCTTCGAGGTCGCCGCGCAGCGCGTCGTCGGGCTGCTCAAGGACGTCCGTGACGAGCACGGCGTCGAACTGCCCGAGATCGACCTCGGCGGCGGCCTCGGCATCGCCTACACCAGCGACGACGACCCCCGCGAGCCGCACGAGATCGCCAAGGCGCTGACCGAGATCGTCGGCCGGGCCTGCGAGGCCGCGCGGCTGCGCACGCCCCGGATCTCCGTCGAGCCCGGACGCGCCATCGTCGGCCCCACCGCCTTCACGCTGTACCGGGTGGGCACCACCAAGCACCTCGACGGGCTGCGCACCTACGTCTCCGTCGACGGCGGCATGTCCGACAACATCCGCACCGCGCTCTACGACGCCGAGTACAGCGTCGCCCTGGTCTCGCGGACCAGCGACGCCGGGCCGATGCTCGCCCGGGTCGTCGGCAAGCACTGCGAGAGCGGTGACATCGTGGTGAAGGACGCGTTCCTGCCCGCCGATCTGGCCCCCGGCGACCTGCTCGCGGTACCGGCGACCGGCGCCTACTGCCGCTCCATGGCCAGCAACTACAACCATGTGCTGCGCCCGCCGGTCGTCGCCGTCCGCGACGGCGAGGCCCGGGTCGTCGTCCGCCGGGAGACCGAGGAGGACCTGCTGCGGCTCGACGTCGGCTGAGCGGCCGGGGCCGACCGGCCCAGGCGGAAGATCTGCGGTCCAGGGGTCGCGGCAAAATGGAATAAACGTCTCACAATCCGGACCCGGCGCAGAAAGTCCCGTCCGGTGAGTGAGACTGGTCCCACCGTAGACGGTATGAGGAAACGAGGTCGGATGATGCGTACGCGTCCGCTGAAAGTGGCGCTGCTGGGCTGTGGAGTGGTCGGCTCAGAGGTGGCGCGCATCATGACGACGCACGCCGCCGACCTCGCCGCCAGGATCGGCGCCCCGATCGAGCTGGCCGGGGTCGCCGTGCGGCGGCCGGGCAAGGCGCGTGAGGGCATCCCGCCCGAGCTGGTCACCACCGACGCCACCGCGCTCGTCAAACGCGGCGACATCGACGTCGTCGTCGAGGTCATCGGCGGCATCGAGCCCGCCCGCTCCCTCATCACCACCGCCTTCGAGCACGGCGCCTCCGTCGTCTCCGCCAACAAGGCGCTGCTCGCCCAGGACGGCGCGGCCCTGCACGCGGCGGCGGGCGAGCACGGCCGGGACCTCTACTACGAGGCCGCCGTCGCCGGTGCCATCCCGCTGATCCGCCCGCTGCGCGAGTCCCTCGCGGGCGACAAGGTGAACCGGGTCCTCGGCATCGTCAACGGCACCACCAAC
The sequence above is a segment of the Streptomyces griseoviridis genome. Coding sequences within it:
- the nrtL gene encoding ArgS-related anticodon-binding protein NrtL, with the protein product MTSVDLSRTVLRAVRRAVDDGELRVEPPERVVVTTPGGGGWGDYATNVALQLARPAGQPALRVAEILRPRLIGLDGIDDVLVTGPGFLNIRLRDTVSVDLVHDILRRGTRYGFVDVPQGSQGFRSGPPASPAPLPLPLHSPGDVRSLVVMDVVARLLRAQGVVVRTRCLDSSVAPSLADQWGVRVDGYGAAGSDTPDLGALSSPPCSLQPRPCSGDPLFLGIDAGRWALLHPAPHDAVRLTGDHLVQRESNPLFRVRYAHARARAVLRNGSELGLAPRPGATGVADAALLAVLADHPRVLRRAAETRAPDRLTRHLVAVADAALPFLVTVLPRGDEKPSAAHRARLALAEAVGAVLAGGLSLLGIDAPDHL
- the lysA gene encoding diaminopimelate decarboxylase, which produces MSRSAHPAGPRHADVLPEGHYSAPPADLNSLDAKVWSQTVGRDADGVVTVGGVSVQALAEEFGTPAYIMDEDDFRARARAWRTAFGPDADVFYAGKAFLSRAVVRWLHEEGLNLDVCSGGELATALSAGMPADRIAFHGNNKSVDEIERAVRAGVGRIVLDSFQEIVRVAHIAQSLGKRQPVQIRITVGVEAHTHEFIATAHEDQKFGIPLAGGQAAEAVRRALQLDGLELIGIHSHIGSQIFDMSGFEVAAQRVVGLLKDVRDEHGVELPEIDLGGGLGIAYTSDDDPREPHEIAKALTEIVGRACEAARLRTPRISVEPGRAIVGPTAFTLYRVGTTKHLDGLRTYVSVDGGMSDNIRTALYDAEYSVALVSRTSDAGPMLARVVGKHCESGDIVVKDAFLPADLAPGDLLAVPATGAYCRSMASNYNHVLRPPVVAVRDGEARVVVRRETEEDLLRLDVG
- a CDS encoding response regulator produces the protein MKSRTRWGVATYSRVVPGASGRVLVVDDNKVIRQLIRVNLELEGFEVVTAADGAECLDVVHQVRPDAVTLDVVMPRLDGLQTAARLRSDPRTRDLPLAIVSACTQFEVDSGLDVGVDAFLSKPFEPAELVLLVKRLVDSRRRDGDDRGDRREHGDRDDRDDHDDPEGRQRADGRDEQRGGREGAVPDVLERDVLELGETERAGHAGG